A portion of the Gammaproteobacteria bacterium genome contains these proteins:
- a CDS encoding glycosyltransferase family 4 protein, producing the protein MGGAEYQVKCLIQQMLKHGGYDITFITRSYDRSYQPDGYKIIPLAKGSDKKRGLIRLISEYRPLRRILYQLKPDAVYQRDGGRLTGAAAYLSDLVGFKLIWHVASEADVRPFMFKRSRYLISSFVEKKILEYGIKNAHKIIVQTKDQAHLLTQNYQRESYALVPNFHPYPEEKTNKSKPIKVIWLANVKPNKRPEIFLQLAKALSDEENTRFIMIGAAQGSSRWHKKLLNTAKTLNNLDCVGKKTQNEVNNILSTSHILVNTSVFEGFSNTFIQAWMREIPVVSLNVNPDQIFDRQSPSIGFHTKTYENLVEKVRLLIRDQEMRISMGKNAKKYALKTHSLDNTNTLLALFNNSVKNKHDF; encoded by the coding sequence ATGGGTGGCGCTGAATACCAAGTCAAATGCCTCATACAACAAATGTTAAAACATGGAGGTTACGATATCACCTTCATCACAAGAAGTTATGACAGATCATATCAGCCTGATGGTTACAAAATTATTCCTTTGGCAAAAGGGTCTGATAAAAAGCGCGGCCTAATACGCTTAATTTCCGAATACCGTCCTCTTCGACGTATTTTATATCAATTAAAACCTGATGCCGTCTACCAAAGAGATGGGGGTCGCCTAACAGGAGCCGCTGCTTACCTTTCAGATTTGGTTGGCTTTAAACTGATTTGGCATGTTGCCAGTGAAGCTGATGTGCGCCCCTTTATGTTCAAACGCTCACGCTACTTAATATCAAGCTTTGTTGAAAAGAAAATTTTGGAATATGGCATAAAAAACGCACATAAAATAATTGTTCAAACAAAAGATCAAGCACACCTTTTAACTCAAAACTATCAGCGAGAATCTTACGCACTTGTACCTAACTTTCACCCATACCCAGAAGAAAAAACCAACAAATCTAAACCAATAAAAGTCATCTGGCTAGCAAATGTAAAACCAAACAAACGACCCGAAATTTTTCTCCAATTAGCTAAAGCCTTAAGTGATGAAGAAAATACTCGCTTTATAATGATTGGAGCTGCACAAGGTTCTTCAAGATGGCATAAAAAATTACTTAACACTGCAAAAACACTTAACAACTTAGATTGTGTTGGAAAAAAAACACAAAATGAAGTAAACAACATACTTTCAACTTCGCACATACTTGTAAATACAAGTGTGTTTGAAGGGTTTTCTAACACATTTATCCAAGCCTGGATGAGAGAAATTCCCGTTGTTAGTCTAAATGTGAACCCTGATCAAATTTTTGATCGACAATCCCCTTCCATCGGATTTCATACGAAAACCTACGAAAACCTAGTAGAGAAAGTAAGATTATTAATTCGTGATCAGGAGATGCGTATTTCAATGGGGAAAAATGCAAAAAAATACGCACTAAAAACACACTCATTGGACAATACGAATACTCTCTTGGCTCTATTCAATAATAGCGTAAAAAATAAACATGATTTTTAA